From Denitrovibrio acetiphilus DSM 12809, the proteins below share one genomic window:
- a CDS encoding hydrogenase maturation nickel metallochaperone HypA, translating into MHEASIAASLIEIVKETAANHQAKKVTKVFVQIGRLAGIEIDSLQFAYDAIKEDHNIIKDSEIIIEDVRITGKCQKCGVIDTYDEMFFKCSKCGSYEVELLTGEELKITEIEVD; encoded by the coding sequence ATGCATGAAGCAAGCATAGCGGCGAGCCTGATAGAGATTGTCAAAGAGACAGCCGCAAACCATCAGGCGAAAAAGGTTACCAAAGTTTTTGTTCAGATAGGCAGACTTGCGGGGATAGAAATTGACTCTCTCCAGTTCGCATACGATGCCATAAAAGAGGATCACAATATTATCAAGGATTCCGAAATAATTATTGAGGATGTCCGGATAACCGGCAAATGTCAGAAGTGCGGAGTGATCGATACTTACGATGAGATGTTTTTCAAATGCAGTAAGTGCGGTTCATATGAAGTGGAGCTGCTGACCGGCGAAGAGCTTAAAATTACTGAAATAGAGGTGGACTGA
- the coaE gene encoding dephospho-CoA kinase (Dephospho-CoA kinase (CoaE) performs the final step in coenzyme A biosynthesis.), with product MYLGLTGNIASGKSTAAKFFEELGCYILDTDDISRIVMQPGQKAYGSIVELFGEDVLNDDKTLNRKAIRKIVFNDPVMLKKLEQIVHPAIGEYERKEIGRIKGRDDKAVIITQAAVTVEAGSQDRFDKLIVVYTDPETQLKRVMERDNITEEDAKKIINAQMPLDEKLKFAHYVIDNSGDLDNLRADVERVFELIKLTKYGMKNK from the coding sequence GTGTATTTAGGTCTAACAGGTAATATCGCCTCCGGCAAAAGCACAGCAGCAAAATTTTTTGAAGAACTCGGGTGTTATATTCTTGATACGGATGACATCAGCCGAATCGTTATGCAGCCAGGACAGAAAGCATACGGCAGTATTGTGGAGCTGTTCGGCGAAGATGTGCTCAATGACGATAAAACTCTGAATAGAAAAGCCATAAGAAAGATAGTATTTAACGACCCTGTCATGCTGAAGAAACTTGAACAGATAGTACACCCAGCAATCGGTGAGTATGAACGGAAAGAGATCGGGCGCATAAAAGGGCGTGACGATAAGGCAGTTATTATCACACAGGCGGCGGTAACTGTTGAGGCTGGTTCACAGGACAGGTTCGACAAACTTATAGTAGTGTATACAGATCCTGAAACGCAGCTTAAACGTGTGATGGAGCGGGATAATATCACAGAAGAAGATGCGAAAAAGATAATTAATGCGCAAATGCCTCTGGACGAAAAGCTTAAATTTGCTCATTATGTTATAGATAATTCCGGTGATTTGGACAACCTGAGGGCTGATGTCGAAAGGGTTTTTGAACTTATCAAACTTACAAAATACGGGATGAAAAATAAATGA
- a CDS encoding YkgJ family cysteine cluster protein, with protein MSQSGETKIECLKCGTCCIAFDIKEIGKKAGERCRYLSDDKTCAIYEKRPWGCRGYRPDELCVLVSTLTDEQKVQVFRNIYEV; from the coding sequence GTGTCACAGTCTGGTGAAACAAAGATAGAATGCCTGAAGTGCGGTACATGCTGTATCGCTTTCGACATAAAAGAAATAGGTAAAAAAGCCGGCGAAAGGTGCAGATATCTTTCTGATGATAAAACCTGCGCTATCTATGAAAAACGCCCCTGGGGCTGTAGAGGATACCGGCCGGACGAGCTTTGTGTTCTGGTGAGTACACTCACGGATGAACAGAAAGTACAAGTGTTTAGAAATATTTATGAAGTATAA
- a CDS encoding fumarylacetoacetate hydrolase family protein, with product MKFCRFKDGKVEKKGVFIDGKIKEMEGSMFDDFVITDREFDADGVEFLPPVLPSKFPCIARNYVAHAKELGNDVPEIPMIFLKPSTAVNAHKGEVAIPAESEQVDYEGELAIVIGKKCRKVKREDAESVIFGYTCMNDYTARDLQKIDTKFTRAKSFDSFAPIGPFIETEFDWRKAHVKTIKNGKTVQDGTADLMIFDIPAIVEFMSGIMTLLPGDVIATGTPAGVGRVDAGDVVEVEIEGIGRLTNKIINGVD from the coding sequence ATGAAATTTTGCAGGTTTAAGGATGGAAAAGTAGAGAAGAAGGGTGTTTTTATTGATGGTAAAATCAAAGAGATGGAAGGTTCAATGTTTGATGATTTTGTCATAACAGACAGAGAGTTTGATGCCGATGGCGTAGAGTTTCTCCCCCCTGTGCTACCTTCCAAGTTTCCATGTATCGCAAGGAACTATGTCGCCCACGCAAAAGAGCTGGGGAATGACGTACCGGAGATTCCTATGATATTTCTTAAACCGTCTACTGCTGTGAATGCGCACAAAGGGGAAGTTGCCATACCTGCGGAGAGTGAGCAGGTTGACTATGAAGGCGAACTTGCCATTGTGATAGGGAAAAAATGCAGAAAGGTTAAACGCGAGGACGCAGAAAGCGTCATATTTGGCTATACCTGTATGAACGACTACACCGCAAGAGACCTTCAGAAGATCGACACGAAATTTACCCGTGCAAAATCGTTCGACAGCTTTGCACCAATCGGACCATTCATAGAGACTGAGTTCGATTGGAGAAAAGCCCACGTTAAGACCATAAAAAACGGTAAAACTGTTCAGGACGGGACAGCCGACCTGATGATATTTGACATACCCGCTATCGTAGAGTTTATGAGCGGGATAATGACGCTGCTCCCTGGTGATGTTATCGCCACAGGAACCCCCGCAGGGGTCGGCAGAGTTGACGCCGGAGATGTCGTAGAGGTCGAGATAGAAGGGATCGGCAGACTCACTAATAAAATCATAAATGGTGTGGATTAA
- a CDS encoding CCA tRNA nucleotidyltransferase — protein sequence MYNNLLKIPFFYELKKVMLEGGYDAYFVGGCVRDILLDREIQDIDFVCFSHDYKEFATAVKEAVPSVWVEFKDNIRLVRGNTEIDISKPRGETLEEDLQMRDFTINNLAMDTGGNIFGDRTDLDSKVIRHISESTFRDDPLRILRSFRFMAQLGFTASDATFEKMRQEKELLSQSASERIFNELDKLFKGDYACDSLRQMEETGVFSIITGGMSLDAYDEMAACAGRGLVFFASSLFCRLSVEEKNKLAGKLNFPNSMKKKAERISVFTKELAELLKNSDDTAIRKLIYKYPDELDDGIRLYIIRSGCDGVDQCRVEDDEFRVMSQLPYINFNLPERLNGAVLQELGVAPGPMMGEILKEVKPLMASGELNTLDKAAEYIKEKYL from the coding sequence ATGTATAATAATCTCCTTAAAATCCCTTTCTTTTATGAACTGAAAAAAGTGATGCTTGAGGGTGGGTATGATGCTTATTTTGTCGGGGGGTGTGTTCGCGATATTCTTCTCGACAGGGAGATTCAGGATATTGATTTTGTCTGTTTCAGCCATGACTATAAAGAATTTGCAACTGCCGTGAAAGAAGCAGTCCCGTCAGTCTGGGTTGAGTTTAAAGACAATATCAGACTGGTTCGGGGGAACACAGAGATAGATATTTCAAAACCTAGGGGCGAAACTCTCGAAGAAGACCTACAGATGAGGGATTTTACTATAAATAACCTTGCTATGGATACCGGAGGTAACATTTTCGGCGACAGGACAGACCTTGACAGTAAGGTGATAAGGCATATAAGCGAAAGCACCTTCAGAGACGATCCGCTGCGGATACTTCGCAGTTTTCGCTTTATGGCGCAGCTTGGCTTTACTGCATCTGATGCAACGTTTGAAAAGATGCGTCAGGAGAAAGAACTCCTAAGCCAATCAGCATCTGAGCGCATTTTTAACGAACTGGACAAGCTCTTCAAGGGGGATTATGCGTGTGATTCGCTTAGACAGATGGAAGAAACAGGTGTTTTCAGCATTATAACAGGCGGAATGTCACTCGATGCTTACGATGAGATGGCGGCATGTGCAGGACGCGGGCTGGTATTTTTTGCATCTTCTCTCTTCTGCCGGCTTAGTGTGGAAGAGAAAAACAAGCTGGCCGGTAAACTTAATTTTCCTAACAGTATGAAAAAGAAGGCTGAACGCATATCTGTTTTTACCAAAGAGCTGGCAGAGTTGCTTAAAAACAGTGATGACACAGCCATAAGAAAACTGATATATAAATATCCTGATGAGCTCGATGATGGAATACGGCTTTATATAATCCGTTCCGGCTGTGACGGTGTTGACCAGTGCCGTGTAGAAGATGATGAATTCCGTGTTATGTCCCAGCTTCCGTACATAAACTTTAATCTGCCTGAAAGGCTGAACGGAGCTGTTTTGCAGGAGCTCGGCGTTGCGCCGGGACCCATGATGGGAGAGATATTAAAAGAGGTTAAGCCGCTGATGGCCTCCGGAGAGTTAAACACTCTGGACAAAGCGGCAGAATATATAAAAGAGAAGTATTTATAA
- a CDS encoding metallophosphoesterase family protein: MNLLIISDTHTDSITKLPPAVIDAAKKADGIIHAGDVVSYKVISGLIDINPNVYAVKGNMDPASGENVLPLKRVLEAEGVRIGIAHGEGSPQGIENRLLYTFADDKVDIIIFGHTHVPFWGVIGEVHFLNPGSPTNKRTEPQHSYAILKLDDGKFDAEIVRF, translated from the coding sequence ATGAATTTACTTATAATATCAGATACACACACTGATTCAATAACAAAACTCCCCCCAGCTGTTATAGATGCGGCTAAAAAAGCAGACGGCATTATCCATGCCGGAGATGTTGTCAGCTATAAGGTCATAAGCGGTCTTATAGATATTAACCCGAATGTTTACGCAGTGAAAGGAAATATGGACCCAGCATCAGGAGAAAATGTCCTTCCGCTCAAAAGAGTGCTTGAAGCAGAAGGGGTTAGAATAGGCATCGCTCACGGCGAAGGGAGCCCTCAGGGCATAGAAAACCGACTTCTCTATACCTTCGCAGACGACAAAGTGGACATTATTATATTCGGGCATACACACGTCCCCTTCTGGGGAGTGATAGGAGAAGTCCACTTCCTTAACCCCGGCAGCCCCACAAACAAACGGACAGAGCCGCAGCACTCTTATGCCATCCTAAAGCTGGATGATGGAAAATTTGACGCAGAAATTGTGAGGTTTTAA
- a CDS encoding NAD(P)/FAD-dependent oxidoreductase yields the protein MKIAIIGSGSAGMTAAYNLIDKDVTVDMFEKGNGLESRNRNEVMEGFGGAGAYSDGKLTLTTEYGGWLTDYMPERELEELIKEADDMWKSVSGVLDLSSGADYEATKNLQYECSKHGLRLYPAKIRHLGTDNCLLFIERLYEMIKKAENINLFCNANVTDLIVENDTVKGIELNINGISEKRYYDKVIAGVGRSGNAWMQDMVRKYSIKNDLNPVDIGVRVEVPRAITDKFTNNLYEFKIKYYTSEFEDEVRTFCVNPGGFISIEKNTGGLLTVNGHSYKNRHSDNTNFALLVSTKFTEPFDEPLKYGRYIANLSNMLAGGDNVIVQRYGDFVRGRRSTESRIRKNFVRPTLNALPGDLSFVLPYRYLHNLRETIEQLDKVMPGMADPNTLMYGVEVKFYSVRIKVDKHMRAESLENLYCTGDGAGLTRGIIQASVSGLIAAKDILQSK from the coding sequence ATGAAAATAGCTATCATAGGCTCCGGAAGCGCAGGCATGACCGCAGCTTATAACCTAATAGACAAAGATGTTACAGTGGACATGTTCGAAAAGGGGAACGGGCTTGAATCCAGAAACCGCAACGAGGTTATGGAAGGGTTCGGCGGTGCAGGAGCATACTCCGACGGCAAGCTGACACTCACAACAGAATACGGCGGATGGCTGACAGACTATATGCCCGAACGTGAGCTCGAAGAGCTTATAAAAGAAGCGGACGACATGTGGAAAAGCGTAAGCGGTGTCTTGGATCTTTCCTCCGGTGCAGACTATGAGGCAACCAAAAACCTTCAGTACGAATGCTCCAAACACGGACTGCGCCTATATCCTGCAAAGATACGCCACCTCGGCACAGACAACTGCCTGCTCTTTATCGAGCGTCTTTACGAGATGATAAAAAAAGCTGAAAACATTAATCTATTCTGTAATGCAAACGTAACAGATCTCATCGTTGAGAACGACACTGTCAAAGGGATAGAGCTGAATATCAACGGCATATCTGAAAAGCGCTACTATGACAAAGTGATAGCAGGTGTCGGCAGAAGCGGTAACGCATGGATGCAGGACATGGTGCGCAAATACAGCATAAAAAATGACCTTAACCCTGTTGACATAGGCGTGCGTGTGGAAGTGCCGAGAGCTATCACGGACAAATTCACCAACAACCTTTATGAATTCAAAATAAAATACTACACAAGCGAGTTTGAGGACGAGGTACGCACATTCTGCGTTAACCCAGGCGGATTTATCTCTATAGAAAAAAACACAGGCGGGCTCCTTACAGTAAACGGACACAGCTATAAAAACAGGCACAGTGATAATACTAACTTCGCTCTGCTGGTTTCCACTAAATTCACCGAACCATTTGATGAGCCGCTTAAATACGGACGCTACATCGCAAACCTGTCAAACATGCTCGCAGGTGGTGACAATGTCATAGTACAGAGATACGGTGACTTCGTGAGAGGGCGCCGCTCCACCGAAAGCCGCATCCGCAAGAACTTCGTCCGCCCCACCCTTAATGCACTCCCGGGTGACCTGTCTTTTGTTCTCCCATACAGATATCTCCACAACCTGCGAGAGACCATCGAACAACTCGACAAGGTTATGCCAGGCATGGCAGACCCAAACACACTCATGTATGGGGTCGAGGTTAAATTTTATTCTGTCAGGATAAAAGTTGATAAACACATGCGGGCGGAATCTCTCGAAAATCTATACTGTACAGGCGACGGAGCCGGACTTACCAGAGGTATCATTCAGGCAAGTGTTTCAGGGCTGATTGCCGCAAAAGACATTTTGCAAAGCAAGTGA
- a CDS encoding pyridoxal-phosphate-dependent aminotransferase family protein has protein sequence MLKKYLIAPGPTPVPEKVLLEMTKPVIHHRTSEFSATFEKVANGLKKVFSTEQDVLMLAGSGTAAMEAAVVNTLNPGDNVLVINAGKFGQRWRDICKTYGILVSTIDMDWGKAAKPEEIEQFLKANPDTKAVLLQGSETSTTVYHPVEEIAKVVRKNENTLLIVDGITSIGVHDTKFDEWGIDIAITGSQKAFMLPPGLSLICLSKKAWNFVEKSTIPRYYLDLRKELKSQKQATTAYTPALTLINGLAVVLEMFEEEGLENVYKRHAVNGEATRAAVKAMGFKLLAETPSNAATGFYLPEDIDGGKLVKFMREKVGITYAGGQDHLKGRIVRISHLGYHDAFDTITAISGLEMGLRKFGVDIKLGSGIAAAEEILQNYIGE, from the coding sequence ATGCTTAAAAAATATCTGATAGCACCCGGTCCAACTCCGGTACCGGAAAAAGTGCTCCTTGAGATGACAAAACCTGTCATCCACCATAGAACAAGCGAGTTTTCAGCCACATTTGAAAAGGTCGCAAACGGACTTAAAAAAGTATTCAGCACAGAACAGGACGTTCTCATGCTTGCCGGGAGCGGTACTGCCGCCATGGAAGCCGCTGTTGTCAACACCCTTAACCCTGGCGACAATGTTCTGGTCATCAACGCCGGTAAATTCGGTCAGAGATGGCGTGACATATGTAAAACATACGGCATACTCGTTTCAACCATAGATATGGACTGGGGCAAAGCTGCAAAACCAGAAGAGATAGAGCAGTTTCTCAAAGCCAACCCTGACACAAAAGCAGTTCTGCTGCAAGGGAGCGAAACATCCACAACGGTATATCACCCTGTGGAAGAGATAGCCAAAGTAGTCAGGAAGAATGAAAATACTCTTTTAATCGTTGACGGAATCACATCCATAGGCGTGCATGACACTAAATTTGACGAGTGGGGCATAGACATAGCAATAACTGGCTCACAGAAAGCCTTCATGCTCCCCCCTGGTCTGTCTCTGATATGCCTCAGCAAAAAAGCTTGGAACTTTGTTGAAAAATCTACAATACCAAGATATTACCTCGACCTGCGTAAAGAGCTTAAATCTCAGAAGCAGGCGACCACAGCCTACACACCTGCCCTCACACTCATCAACGGTCTTGCCGTTGTCCTTGAAATGTTCGAAGAGGAAGGGCTTGAGAATGTATATAAAAGACACGCTGTAAACGGCGAAGCGACAAGAGCCGCTGTGAAGGCTATGGGCTTCAAGCTTCTGGCTGAAACTCCTTCAAACGCAGCGACAGGCTTTTACCTCCCCGAAGATATTGATGGGGGTAAACTTGTTAAGTTCATGCGTGAAAAGGTCGGCATCACATACGCAGGAGGTCAGGACCACCTGAAAGGCAGGATAGTCCGCATATCCCACCTCGGATATCATGATGCTTTCGACACTATCACAGCCATCAGCGGTCTTGAAATGGGGCTGCGCAAATTCGGAGTAGACATAAAACTCGGCTCTGGAATAGCTGCGGCAGAAGAGATACTTCAGAATTATATAGGTGAATAA
- a CDS encoding ATP phosphoribosyltransferase regulatory subunit encodes MTGKMMPNAAGNIAPGRSVKMNKIEHSIKNSVLAYGYMEIFLPVYEYYDILKETTFNFKDENTIRFIDRNTGKSLVLRPDFTPQAARYFANYMADFPLPARVCYDGRVFRNVNLNKGIKSEQLQVGAELYGNDKLDADTELLMLAKRAFGDLKIKGCKYVFGHSGFTRRALELAGDKKTEYHKLLDAKNVDSIKKLITGSSEADKFLAFLPKAFGGIETIEKIISSCAFDKELSEHIGYIRSLFRNLISLGFDKNDLIFDASESRGLDYYTGITFDILHAEVGENLAGGGRYDNLTKNFGRDVPACGVVFNIEEIYRVDKSDIKLKEIDWLVVGKENFAKSEHLRGEGYTVFYAGDEQKKSELEKSYSFRNILS; translated from the coding sequence ATGACAGGAAAGATGATGCCGAATGCTGCGGGAAATATAGCCCCTGGCAGATCGGTCAAAATGAACAAAATCGAGCACAGCATTAAAAACTCCGTGCTTGCCTATGGGTATATGGAGATATTTCTCCCTGTATACGAGTATTATGACATCCTGAAAGAAACTACTTTCAACTTTAAGGATGAAAACACAATACGCTTCATAGACAGAAACACAGGAAAATCCCTTGTCCTCAGACCGGACTTCACTCCTCAGGCGGCAAGATATTTTGCCAACTATATGGCTGACTTTCCCCTTCCGGCAAGAGTCTGCTATGACGGCAGGGTATTCCGCAACGTAAACCTCAACAAAGGGATAAAATCTGAACAGCTTCAGGTGGGAGCCGAACTGTACGGCAACGACAAACTTGATGCTGATACAGAGCTTCTTATGCTTGCGAAACGTGCTTTTGGTGATCTGAAAATTAAAGGGTGCAAGTACGTATTCGGACACAGCGGTTTTACCAGACGTGCCCTTGAGCTTGCCGGAGACAAAAAGACAGAATATCACAAACTGCTTGATGCCAAGAATGTTGACAGCATTAAAAAGCTGATAACCGGCAGCAGTGAGGCTGATAAGTTTCTTGCTTTCCTGCCAAAAGCCTTCGGCGGTATCGAAACTATTGAAAAAATAATTTCGTCCTGCGCTTTTGACAAAGAGCTCTCCGAGCACATAGGCTATATCAGGTCACTTTTCAGAAACCTTATATCACTGGGCTTCGACAAAAATGATCTTATATTTGATGCTTCAGAGTCCAGAGGGCTTGACTATTACACAGGGATCACATTCGATATCCTCCACGCAGAAGTCGGCGAAAACCTTGCCGGAGGCGGACGTTACGACAACCTGACTAAAAATTTCGGGCGCGACGTACCCGCATGTGGCGTGGTGTTCAACATCGAAGAGATATACAGAGTGGATAAATCCGACATTAAGCTGAAAGAGATAGACTGGCTTGTTGTCGGTAAAGAAAATTTCGCAAAAAGCGAGCATCTCCGGGGGGAAGGCTATACTGTCTTTTACGCCGGAGACGAGCAGAAAAAATCCGAGCTCGAAAAGAGCTATAGTTTCCGAAACATACTTTCATAG